In the Leptospira sp. WS4.C2 genome, one interval contains:
- a CDS encoding nuclear transport factor 2 family protein produces MHANEQLIQKFYTAFQNKDGQTMVGCYHPDIEFQDPAFGSLKGKEAGAMWLMLIERSQNLTIRFSNITADDSKGSADWEADYSFSKTGRMVQNKIHANFTFKDGKILVHKDHFSMWKWLGMAMGPVGYLLGWWPALGNKVKKEAITGLQLYMKRKRM; encoded by the coding sequence ATGCATGCAAACGAACAGTTGATCCAAAAGTTTTACACAGCCTTCCAAAATAAAGACGGGCAAACCATGGTGGGTTGTTATCATCCCGATATTGAATTCCAAGATCCCGCCTTTGGTTCCCTCAAAGGAAAGGAAGCGGGGGCAATGTGGCTTATGTTAATCGAACGAAGCCAAAATCTTACCATTCGTTTTTCTAATATCACAGCGGATGATTCCAAAGGATCTGCAGATTGGGAAGCGGACTATAGCTTCAGTAAAACAGGCAGAATGGTTCAAAATAAAATCCATGCGAACTTTACTTTTAAAGACGGTAAGATTCTAGTCCATAAAGATCATTTTTCTATGTGGAAGTGGTTGGGAATGGCCATGGGTCCTGTTGGTTATCTACTCGGTTGGTGGCCGGCTCTTGGAAACAAAGTAAAGAAAGAAGCAATAACGGGATTACAACTATATATGAAACGAAAACGAATGTAG
- a CDS encoding adenylate/guanylate cyclase domain-containing protein, with translation MATKSEQILREKEIEGIKFSLYGKILIFSLLTIGTFFVAQTLFEILTITSISLALNVVLYILSKFLKQGKFVSFVGLFCVVIDLFIITILPFIWYNAVGGEAQVPRTYLIKTYLHFIIAGTLVMNAFSIQPIYPMIYALGVVISQAGILVYAQQDPRFVSTESFKEAFLGPAAHVNNYIMSMGIIGVLGFFLAYLTYRVRRTVLTAVTNEIKMTQLSRYFSPNVANQMGQAGDDFFKPGGKESTVAVLFCDIVNFTGISETLGPEKTMALLSEYHSFMLDVVFEHGGTLDKFIGDGMMVTFGTPLPTKEDATNAARAGVAMLQALSLWNQKREKTGEKPISVRIGIHYGPVIVGNVGVEKRLEYTVIGDTVNAASRLESLGKDLKRNFLISKELYDQISLEYRQHLRTKSMGTLSLRGKTKSTEILSVETSL, from the coding sequence ATGGCAACAAAGTCGGAACAAATCTTACGGGAAAAAGAAATCGAAGGGATTAAATTTAGCCTATATGGAAAAATTTTAATCTTTTCGCTTCTTACCATTGGGACCTTCTTTGTTGCTCAGACTTTATTTGAAATATTAACCATCACTTCAATATCGTTAGCTTTAAATGTAGTTCTTTATATTCTGTCCAAGTTTTTGAAACAAGGGAAGTTTGTTTCCTTTGTTGGATTGTTTTGTGTTGTGATTGATTTATTTATCATCACGATTCTTCCGTTTATTTGGTACAATGCTGTGGGTGGAGAAGCACAAGTTCCAAGAACCTATTTAATCAAAACATACTTACATTTTATCATTGCTGGAACTCTGGTAATGAATGCGTTTAGCATTCAACCTATCTACCCAATGATTTATGCATTGGGAGTTGTCATTAGCCAGGCAGGGATTTTGGTTTATGCACAACAAGATCCTAGGTTCGTTAGCACAGAAAGTTTCAAAGAAGCCTTCCTGGGGCCTGCGGCACATGTCAATAATTACATAATGTCTATGGGGATCATCGGGGTTCTCGGATTTTTTTTAGCATACCTCACGTACCGTGTTAGGCGAACGGTTCTTACGGCAGTCACTAACGAAATTAAAATGACTCAACTTTCCCGTTACTTTTCTCCCAATGTTGCCAACCAAATGGGCCAAGCGGGAGATGATTTTTTTAAACCTGGCGGAAAGGAATCAACAGTCGCCGTATTATTCTGTGATATAGTAAATTTCACAGGCATTTCGGAAACCCTTGGGCCCGAAAAAACCATGGCCTTACTTTCCGAATACCATAGTTTTATGTTAGATGTGGTCTTTGAACATGGAGGAACACTCGATAAGTTTATCGGTGATGGGATGATGGTTACTTTTGGAACTCCCCTTCCTACCAAAGAAGATGCAACGAATGCAGCTAGGGCAGGAGTCGCGATGTTGCAAGCCTTATCTCTATGGAATCAGAAGCGCGAAAAAACGGGTGAAAAACCAATTTCCGTTCGAATTGGGATTCATTATGGGCCTGTCATTGTCGGAAATGTGGGTGTGGAAAAACGACTAGAATATACAGTCATTGGTGATACAGTCAATGCGGCCAGTCGACTGGAATCTTTGGGAAAGGATTTAAAAAGGAACTTCCTTATCTCAAAAGAATTGTATGACCAAATTTCTCTTGAATATCGCCAACATTTAAGGACAAAATCCATGGGCACTCTTTCCCTTCGCGGAAAAACAAAATCGACAGAAATTTTATCTGTGGAGACAAGTTTATGA
- the metG gene encoding methionine--tRNA ligase yields the protein MSKNILVTSALPYANGSIHLGHVLEAVQTDIWVRFQKLVGNNCYFFCADDTHGTPIMIAAKKAGKTPESMIEEVKKEHYKDLSAFGVSYDNYYTTNSEENKKFSESIYLTLKKNGHIVARNIEQSYCEHDQMFLPDRFIKGTCPKCGAKDQYGDSCEVCGTSYSPKDLKDSYCSICGTTPVLKESKHLFFKLQDFQSQLQSWMEEGNRLNEGAQKKLKEWFTSGLQEWDISRDGPYFGFAIPEEENKYFYVWLDAPVGYMASSFNFFKEEKKFNEFWKDGKGEIVHFIGKDILYFHGLFWPAMLMGSGYKTPAQLNVHGFLTVNGEKMSKSRGTFINASTFAKFLDVEHFRFYLACRLGSGMEDVDISFDDFVSRVNSDLIGNLVNLVSRVSTSILDKMDRKLGVLSPEGKSLVQELLSKDAEIREAYDSRNYSKVMREITGLGDKVNKYVNDYAPWNLVKTDVEKAREVVTTSLNCAKILFTYLAPVTPNITSSLASLFQVPTLSFLNLTETLENKVLGPYQMLSKRVEEKNISLMIEETKEAFEKANPEKSKPEQGKTSGSDSNSATVSEDGYITIDELSKVELRVGHIVEANPVEGADKLLFVRVNLGEKGIKNVFAGIKASYTAEELVGKKVVVVANLKPRQMKFGLSEAMLLASGKDKTLSLFVPDRDANPGDLLK from the coding sequence ATGTCGAAAAACATACTAGTTACAAGTGCTCTTCCCTATGCCAACGGTTCCATCCACTTAGGCCATGTTTTGGAAGCAGTCCAAACAGATATCTGGGTACGTTTCCAAAAGTTAGTAGGAAACAATTGTTATTTTTTCTGTGCCGATGACACACATGGAACTCCGATCATGATTGCCGCAAAAAAAGCTGGCAAAACTCCAGAGTCCATGATTGAAGAGGTAAAGAAGGAACACTATAAAGATCTATCCGCCTTTGGAGTTTCGTATGATAACTATTATACGACAAATTCGGAAGAGAATAAAAAATTCTCTGAGTCTATCTATCTTACCTTAAAGAAAAATGGCCATATTGTAGCTCGTAACATCGAACAGTCGTATTGTGAACATGATCAAATGTTCCTTCCCGATAGATTCATCAAAGGAACCTGTCCGAAATGCGGTGCCAAAGACCAATATGGAGATTCTTGTGAGGTTTGCGGAACAAGTTACTCTCCCAAAGATTTAAAAGATTCTTATTGTTCTATTTGTGGAACAACACCAGTTCTGAAAGAATCCAAACATTTATTTTTCAAACTCCAAGACTTTCAATCCCAGTTACAATCTTGGATGGAAGAAGGGAATCGATTGAATGAAGGTGCCCAGAAAAAACTAAAAGAATGGTTTACCTCTGGGTTACAAGAATGGGATATCAGTCGGGATGGCCCTTACTTTGGATTTGCAATTCCAGAAGAAGAAAACAAATATTTTTATGTATGGCTCGATGCACCCGTTGGATACATGGCATCTTCATTCAACTTTTTCAAAGAAGAAAAGAAGTTTAATGAATTTTGGAAGGATGGAAAAGGAGAAATTGTTCACTTCATAGGGAAGGACATTTTATACTTTCATGGTCTTTTTTGGCCTGCGATGCTTATGGGATCTGGTTATAAAACACCAGCACAACTCAATGTTCATGGATTTTTAACTGTTAACGGGGAGAAGATGTCCAAATCAAGAGGGACATTTATCAATGCCTCAACCTTTGCTAAGTTTTTGGATGTAGAACATTTTCGGTTCTACCTTGCCTGTCGATTGGGTTCTGGAATGGAAGATGTCGATATTTCTTTTGATGATTTTGTATCCAGAGTCAATTCCGACCTGATTGGAAACTTGGTGAATTTGGTATCTCGTGTTTCCACTTCTATTTTAGACAAAATGGATCGGAAGTTAGGTGTTCTTTCGCCAGAAGGAAAATCGCTCGTCCAGGAACTTCTTTCGAAAGATGCAGAAATTCGAGAAGCCTATGATTCGCGTAATTATTCTAAGGTGATGCGAGAAATTACCGGACTCGGGGATAAAGTAAATAAATATGTAAACGATTATGCTCCGTGGAACCTCGTTAAAACCGATGTGGAAAAAGCAAGAGAGGTCGTGACCACTTCCCTTAATTGTGCTAAGATTCTGTTTACTTATTTAGCGCCGGTGACACCGAACATAACGAGTTCTTTGGCCTCTTTGTTCCAAGTTCCAACTTTAAGTTTTTTAAATCTTACCGAGACTTTGGAAAACAAAGTCCTTGGGCCATACCAAATGTTATCAAAACGTGTTGAGGAAAAAAATATTTCACTTATGATAGAAGAAACGAAAGAAGCTTTTGAAAAGGCAAATCCAGAAAAGTCTAAACCAGAACAGGGAAAAACATCGGGTTCTGATTCTAATTCCGCGACTGTATCGGAAGACGGATACATCACTATTGATGAACTTTCCAAGGTAGAACTCCGGGTGGGTCACATAGTGGAAGCAAATCCAGTGGAAGGGGCCGACAAACTCTTGTTTGTGAGAGTAAACTTGGGAGAAAAGGGAATCAAAAATGTATTTGCTGGAATCAAAGCCAGTTATACAGCCGAAGAGTTGGTCGGAAAAAAAGTGGTAGTGGTTGCCAACTTAAAACCACGCCAAATGAAATTCGGCCTATCGGAGGCGATGTTACTTGCCTCAGGAAAAGACAAAACATTATCTTTATTTGTTCCTGATCGTGATGCAAATCCAGGTGACCTTTTAAAATAA
- a CDS encoding phosphoribosyl-AMP cyclohydrolase: protein MIQLPTGKEITIISKPSMDSKEVCLRVVGSKLAQDFVDHFEFGKKRLFVDCDEDALLEIDSKLEIGTKRLLWESGKLKFSDEEWKSFLETIPPLSPFLAQDLTGKDLMLAWGKKESLIAAVESGLGTYYSRSRNGKWVKGEESGHLQNLSAIYVHSNPFFIQYVTNQIGAACHTGYYSCFFRELGPNDSISFVYSNKVGV from the coding sequence ATGATCCAACTTCCCACAGGAAAAGAAATTACAATCATTTCCAAACCTTCTATGGATTCAAAAGAGGTTTGTTTGCGAGTTGTTGGTTCCAAACTAGCACAAGATTTTGTGGATCATTTTGAATTCGGCAAAAAACGATTGTTTGTCGATTGTGATGAAGATGCATTATTGGAAATAGATTCAAAACTGGAAATAGGTACCAAACGTCTGTTATGGGAATCTGGAAAATTAAAATTTTCGGATGAAGAATGGAAATCATTTTTAGAAACCATCCCTCCGCTTTCTCCGTTTCTTGCCCAAGATCTAACAGGTAAGGATTTGATGTTGGCTTGGGGAAAAAAGGAAAGTCTGATTGCGGCAGTGGAATCAGGTCTTGGAACCTATTACAGTCGGTCACGGAATGGAAAGTGGGTGAAAGGTGAAGAGTCGGGTCACTTGCAGAATTTATCTGCGATCTATGTACATTCGAATCCATTTTTTATCCAATATGTTACTAATCAAATTGGTGCTGCTTGCCATACAGGATATTATTCCTGTTTTTTTCGTGAGCTTGGTCCGAATGATTCTATTTCATTCGTCTATTCTAATAAAGTAGGAGTTTAG
- a CDS encoding rhodanese-like domain-containing protein, which yields MNRIVLIVLVVVCVIFIVYKLKSSLGANQTQLKEKIDGGALVVDVRTTAEYQSGHFPGAINIPVDQVSKRLDEFGDKNRSVVVYCASGGRSGSAKSFLESVGFTDVINAGGLSNMPNP from the coding sequence TTGAATCGAATTGTTCTAATCGTTTTAGTTGTCGTTTGTGTAATCTTTATTGTTTATAAATTGAAATCTTCGTTAGGTGCAAACCAGACCCAATTAAAAGAAAAAATTGATGGTGGTGCTCTCGTGGTAGACGTTCGAACTACCGCAGAATATCAATCAGGACATTTTCCTGGAGCCATCAATATTCCTGTAGACCAAGTTTCTAAACGTTTGGATGAGTTTGGTGATAAAAACCGTTCGGTTGTTGTCTATTGTGCTTCTGGTGGTCGCAGTGGAAGTGCTAAATCCTTTTTGGAATCTGTTGGATTTACCGACGTAATCAATGCTGGTGGACTTTCCAATATGCCGAACCCTTAA
- a CDS encoding SRPBCC family protein — protein MKRILLFSFGTSFLLIGLVVLFLAVGYFQEPKFHSETSEWLKAEPEDIWNYVTDIKDLPNRRKEVVAIKVLETKPDGTVTKWEETPDMGGYMIFELRESIPNKRWKIELTDASFKMRGSWTYILEPKIPGTVVTITEDSEITSIPVRGAYFLAGRDATLQKEMELIHNRFSGR, from the coding sequence ATGAAACGAATTCTTCTCTTCTCCTTTGGAACTAGTTTTCTGCTGATTGGGCTTGTGGTTCTTTTTTTAGCGGTGGGATACTTTCAAGAGCCCAAATTCCACTCGGAAACCAGTGAATGGCTGAAGGCGGAACCAGAAGATATTTGGAACTATGTTACCGATATCAAAGATCTTCCCAATCGCAGAAAGGAGGTAGTTGCTATCAAAGTTTTAGAAACCAAACCTGATGGGACGGTGACTAAGTGGGAAGAAACACCGGATATGGGTGGATACATGATCTTTGAACTGCGCGAATCCATTCCCAACAAACGTTGGAAAATTGAGTTAACCGATGCGAGTTTTAAAATGCGGGGGTCTTGGACTTACATTTTGGAACCAAAGATTCCAGGAACTGTTGTGACCATCACAGAAGATTCCGAAATCACAAGTATTCCTGTCAGAGGAGCCTATTTCCTTGCCGGTCGTGATGCCACCCTTCAAAAAGAAATGGAACTCATTCATAACCGGTTTAGCGGGCGTTAG
- a CDS encoding TerB family tellurite resistance protein, with translation MKLNGESEAIKFLFVMAKKIVQNLKQVKGNKNKHPESIQSTLDIESDLHIEYAKVLLSLWSYACNADGQFKKKEGDIVGELVNVLFEPDCLLSGFQAQKKPVLEILSKTFENPLPMKTITKVVSDNDEYALNFFEDAVCIVASDGALNAKEMHFLEDLATELNISHMDKVRVEQKYLT, from the coding sequence ATGAAGTTGAACGGAGAATCCGAGGCAATAAAATTCCTGTTTGTTATGGCAAAGAAAATCGTTCAAAATTTGAAACAAGTCAAGGGCAACAAAAACAAACATCCGGAATCGATCCAGTCGACTCTGGACATAGAAAGTGACCTTCATATTGAATATGCCAAAGTCCTTCTTAGTTTGTGGTCGTATGCTTGCAATGCAGATGGTCAGTTCAAAAAAAAAGAAGGGGATATCGTAGGGGAACTAGTCAACGTACTATTTGAACCGGATTGCCTTCTCAGTGGATTCCAAGCCCAGAAAAAACCAGTTTTAGAAATTCTTTCAAAGACTTTTGAAAATCCTCTCCCAATGAAAACAATCACCAAAGTAGTTTCCGATAACGATGAATACGCATTGAACTTTTTTGAAGATGCGGTTTGTATCGTTGCTTCTGATGGGGCTCTCAATGCGAAAGAAATGCATTTTTTGGAGGACTTAGCGACGGAGCTAAATATAAGCCACATGGATAAAGTTAGAGTCGAACAGAAATACCTAACCTAA
- a CDS encoding trans-aconitate 2-methyltransferase, with protein sequence MKRSVNFSFHYMVRIPETELMEDPTQVESYAKADFETAHSFLIRKFQDRLPQGFAPESVLDLGCGPGDMSSRLYSQFPMANFTFLDGSEFMIDLCKKRIDTLVSKKRYNKIDFKKELIQDFVPESLYDLVFSNSLLHHLHDPFEFWAAVQRSIHQDSFIFISDLMRPDSRASANQLIDRYANDATEILKKDFYNSLLAAYRIEEVKEMLEIIRLDSKLNLEPVTDRHWICYSKPR encoded by the coding sequence ATGAAACGATCTGTAAACTTTTCCTTTCACTATATGGTTCGGATTCCTGAAACAGAACTTATGGAAGATCCTACCCAAGTAGAATCTTATGCTAAAGCTGATTTTGAAACTGCACATTCCTTTCTCATTCGTAAATTTCAAGATAGACTTCCTCAAGGGTTTGCACCAGAATCCGTTTTGGATTTAGGTTGTGGGCCTGGGGATATGTCATCTCGGTTGTATTCACAATTTCCGATGGCGAATTTTACATTTCTGGATGGTTCCGAATTCATGATAGATCTTTGTAAGAAGCGTATCGACACACTTGTGTCAAAAAAAAGATACAATAAAATAGATTTTAAAAAAGAACTCATTCAGGACTTCGTTCCCGAATCCCTCTATGATTTAGTATTTTCGAATTCATTATTACACCATTTACATGACCCATTCGAATTTTGGGCTGCTGTGCAAAGATCAATCCATCAAGATAGTTTTATCTTTATTTCTGATTTGATGAGACCTGACTCTCGAGCCAGTGCGAATCAACTAATCGATCGTTATGCGAATGATGCAACAGAGATTTTAAAAAAAGATTTTTATAATAGTTTACTTGCGGCTTATCGAATCGAAGAAGTGAAAGAAATGTTAGAGATAATTCGGTTGGATTCAAAATTGAATTTAGAACCAGTTACAGACAGACATTGGATTTGTTATTCCAAACCAAGGTAG
- a CDS encoding serine hydrolase domain-containing protein produces MKSNTYIILVSILSLSFFVNCLKSVETDKEARSMLLAGIAGSCFSIDTCFDQYAKTTDEGASFQVYNETGTRIYARQSVLNYNTYRPIASGSKWVTAITAMRAIDCNTASGTYAGCGSVTTGTCVTGGALSLSRTTGEILGWTGTKGTITLRQLLSFTSGLNAGGGNGSGQVTCISTLPVGATGTQKDTCVNEIRDQSTGTPGALFQYNSNHMAVAQRMLEVSCAKTWDTLFTQLIVNPLGWDASQAVWSGNIRSTEATDGSLSGAYGLSISPEHYARMLNALLTNGTAKNSSGANIANFLSTTSVTEILADQYNGAKIGYSQFSAFGYRWQYGLGNWRFCTTTDIPAECDRDLISHSIGINGFYPWVDKNRNYMAILAVNNIGRKNGLSLLPASSTSLFFAETVRPLIHLQIGR; encoded by the coding sequence ATGAAATCTAATACCTATATAATCTTAGTATCTATCTTATCGTTAAGTTTTTTTGTAAATTGTCTAAAATCTGTTGAGACGGACAAAGAGGCCAGGTCGATGCTTTTGGCGGGAATCGCCGGTTCCTGTTTCAGCATCGATACATGTTTTGATCAATATGCAAAAACAACCGATGAAGGTGCTAGTTTTCAAGTTTATAATGAAACAGGTACCCGGATTTACGCAAGGCAATCAGTATTGAATTACAACACTTATAGACCCATTGCATCCGGATCCAAATGGGTGACTGCGATTACCGCCATGCGGGCAATAGATTGTAATACCGCCAGTGGAACTTATGCAGGCTGTGGCTCTGTGACAACGGGAACCTGTGTTACAGGTGGAGCACTCTCACTTAGCAGGACCACAGGTGAAATTCTTGGTTGGACAGGAACCAAAGGAACAATCACTCTTCGCCAATTATTATCCTTTACCTCAGGCCTGAACGCTGGTGGTGGGAATGGATCGGGCCAAGTCACTTGTATTTCCACATTGCCAGTGGGGGCAACTGGAACGCAGAAAGATACTTGTGTTAACGAAATCCGTGACCAATCCACAGGAACACCAGGCGCTCTATTTCAATACAATTCCAATCATATGGCAGTCGCACAACGTATGTTAGAGGTCTCTTGTGCTAAAACTTGGGATACTTTGTTTACTCAACTGATTGTAAATCCTTTAGGATGGGACGCAAGCCAAGCCGTTTGGAGTGGCAACATTCGCTCAACCGAAGCCACGGATGGAAGTTTATCCGGTGCCTATGGACTTTCGATCTCACCTGAACACTATGCTCGAATGCTAAATGCCCTACTCACCAATGGAACTGCGAAAAATTCCTCGGGTGCCAATATCGCTAATTTTCTCTCCACAACATCGGTGACAGAAATTTTAGCAGACCAATACAATGGAGCAAAGATTGGATACTCTCAATTTTCAGCCTTTGGATATCGATGGCAATATGGATTAGGTAACTGGAGATTTTGTACGACTACGGATATTCCCGCAGAATGCGATCGTGACCTTATCTCTCACAGTATAGGAATCAACGGATTCTATCCTTGGGTGGATAAAAATCGAAATTATATGGCGATCCTTGCTGTAAATAATATAGGAAGAAAAAATGGATTGAGTTTGTTACCAGCTTCATCAACCTCATTATTCTTTGCAGAAACAGTGAGACCACTCATTCACTTACAAATAGGCAGGTAA
- a CDS encoding alpha/beta fold hydrolase, whose protein sequence is MVSPDKIYIFPVPKTTFQFLENIWQSFTNKMVSLVDFNDDPIFNFSIFEVIDQDEMKIVATATHFKLKEIAERRRIPGIEEYIKKSRPIHLGDPRNESAGFIRKSIIDFNKGLRPEVIFINLKEEEIHPEKKVLLSETMNHAIGIPLFVNENPIGILWGITKDPIPEDKIRPLTLQLYSLFDVIEFVVAKEMESGNDHYIAQKNIEKADTVSNSRNLFYTTTKDQKEPVTSIIFKSHQYNIEYRMDASFIIPTTDGYAVSLKSFTPEKLNNTGKNLLLIPGFFCRRSVMDKLAKELALKYGYRVFLMDMRGRSRQTMPKHGKKEGWTVDNYIQDDFPEILRWIRWHYPSERTVVLGHSMGGMIPRFYVSSYEKIKELKEEFNLPQPEEYIAGIVSITSPNYISLKSNFIGLDTLKRGFSLLPHKMISDMILSMASFSMQATIQTIDLKKFFKLILNLHSSLRSFSYNIGTKVLTIKDFVGYKEITPPEWYFLMEDVFCEESVSVIMQFFQSQISNERSFWSNDGRINYTENFLNNFNMPIYSVVGTVDKIVPEESLTELKDLKSENKVITYYEQGHLGIIFHGETVRKICRGIDEWIQGLK, encoded by the coding sequence TAGTTGACTTCAACGATGATCCCATTTTCAACTTTTCGATTTTTGAAGTCATCGACCAAGATGAAATGAAAATTGTGGCTACAGCCACTCACTTCAAATTAAAGGAAATTGCGGAACGACGTAGAATTCCTGGCATCGAAGAATACATCAAAAAATCTCGCCCCATCCACTTAGGTGATCCTCGGAACGAGTCTGCTGGATTCATTCGTAAGTCCATTATCGATTTTAATAAAGGCCTAAGACCAGAAGTCATCTTTATTAATTTGAAAGAGGAAGAAATCCATCCTGAGAAAAAAGTTTTACTCTCAGAAACCATGAACCATGCAATTGGAATTCCTCTCTTTGTGAACGAAAACCCAATTGGGATTTTGTGGGGGATTACGAAAGATCCAATTCCCGAAGACAAAATCCGTCCGCTTACTCTCCAACTTTATTCTTTGTTTGATGTGATTGAGTTTGTTGTGGCAAAAGAAATGGAATCGGGAAACGACCATTACATTGCGCAAAAAAATATCGAAAAGGCAGATACTGTTTCTAATTCTAGAAACTTATTTTACACAACCACAAAAGACCAAAAAGAACCAGTCACTTCCATTATCTTCAAATCCCATCAGTATAATATTGAATATAGGATGGATGCATCTTTTATCATACCCACTACCGATGGTTATGCGGTTTCCCTAAAAAGTTTTACTCCTGAGAAACTAAATAATACAGGTAAAAATCTTTTGCTGATTCCTGGTTTTTTCTGCCGGCGTTCTGTCATGGACAAACTGGCAAAAGAACTTGCCTTAAAATATGGATACCGAGTTTTCCTTATGGATATGCGTGGTAGGTCTAGGCAAACCATGCCAAAACACGGCAAAAAAGAAGGATGGACCGTTGATAATTACATCCAAGATGATTTTCCTGAAATTTTGCGTTGGATTCGTTGGCACTATCCCAGCGAAAGAACCGTCGTACTCGGTCACAGTATGGGGGGAATGATTCCTCGTTTTTATGTATCTTCGTATGAAAAAATCAAAGAACTAAAAGAAGAATTCAATTTACCGCAACCAGAAGAATACATTGCGGGAATTGTTTCCATCACTTCGCCAAACTACATTAGTCTGAAATCCAATTTCATTGGCCTAGATACTTTGAAACGGGGTTTTAGTTTGCTTCCCCATAAAATGATTTCCGATATGATTTTGAGTATGGCTAGTTTTTCGATGCAAGCCACAATCCAGACCATTGACCTAAAGAAGTTTTTCAAATTGATTTTGAACCTTCATTCCAGTTTAAGAAGTTTTAGTTATAATATTGGAACAAAAGTTTTAACGATCAAAGACTTTGTGGGTTATAAAGAAATCACTCCACCAGAATGGTATTTTCTCATGGAAGATGTGTTTTGCGAAGAATCGGTATCAGTGATTATGCAATTTTTCCAAAGCCAAATCTCCAATGAAAGGAGTTTCTGGTCAAACGATGGACGCATCAATTATACCGAAAACTTTCTAAATAATTTTAATATGCCAATCTATAGTGTTGTCGGAACGGTAGATAAAATTGTACCCGAAGAAAGTCTCACGGAGCTGAAAGATCTCAAATCAGAAAACAAGGTGATTACTTATTATGAACAAGGCCACCTTGGGATTATTTTTCATGGGGAAACGGTTAGAAAAATTTGTAGAGGGATTGATGAGTGGATCCAAGGATTAAAATAG
- a CDS encoding TIGR04452 family lipoprotein: protein MKQVFLSILFFVFLTNCILTEGIGIPTYGAIKGSEAKKRISEAIFEAESTASGYWLAQSGMKGGQGPISPLLLINGVLAKTVYSYLADIDDDESFMESSVLQCESDIRTKGALVLGSIYDGLTTVGGVTRDAVLLPEFASCDLENTGKIITIEPIRF from the coding sequence ATGAAACAAGTGTTTCTATCCATTCTTTTCTTTGTCTTTCTGACAAATTGTATACTTACAGAAGGAATTGGAATTCCTACTTATGGAGCCATCAAAGGTTCGGAAGCAAAAAAAAGAATCTCCGAGGCGATTTTCGAGGCCGAATCAACCGCTTCTGGTTACTGGTTGGCTCAATCAGGAATGAAAGGGGGGCAAGGCCCGATCTCTCCCCTTCTACTCATCAATGGTGTTTTGGCTAAAACCGTCTATTCCTATCTTGCGGATATAGACGATGATGAATCCTTTATGGAATCATCTGTTTTACAATGTGAATCCGATATCCGTACCAAAGGAGCTTTGGTTTTGGGAAGTATCTATGATGGTTTAACAACTGTTGGGGGAGTCACTCGTGATGCCGTTCTCCTACCAGAGTTTGCCTCCTGTGACTTAGAAAATACAGGCAAAATCATTACGATAGAGCCAATTCGTTTTTAA